The Denticeps clupeoides chromosome 16, fDenClu1.1, whole genome shotgun sequence DNA segment caccaggccacaCCTGCCtgataatatgataatatacaAGTGTGTACATAATTAAACAAAGCAAACTTTGATGAAACCCACAgtaactatttatttatgccaAAAAGTGGTAAATCAAGATATGAAAATGTTCGGAATTTAAATGTGAATCATTCAATCTCAACACACCAGAACCGAAGCCAGTGCTCATGAGCGGTATTTTCCAAACTAGAGGCCAGACATCCCGTTTCTCAGCAGACAACGGTGCAAACATTTCCAAATGTTAATTTGCCTTTTCGCACTGCAGCCATGATGGCAGAACTCATATAGAAGTCAAGACTGACGTGTGGCGTAACTCTATAAAGCATGTTACAGAAACAACCGGTCTTCATCGTGGCTGCTTATACATGCTGGAGGTTAAGGGGGGCACCCAGACGCTCATCCTTCATGCTTGTTCCAGCTCAACAAGAACCCCATCACAGTCTTTGGGGTGCAGAAACATGACAGGCTTCCCATGGGCTCCTATTCGAGGTTCTGCAGACAGAGTTCTGATATTTCGTGCCTTGAGGTCTACAATGGCCGAATTGATGTCGTCAACCTGCATTGGGGAAGGAgagaaaatacaacatttttattaaagataACATTCAAAGAGTCAGCATTTAAGACCACTTTATAACATCCGCACCTCAATGCAGATGTGGTGCATGCCTCCAGACTTGTTCTTCTGAAGGAAACCAGCAATAGGGCTCTTCTCACCCAGCGGATGTAGGAGCTCCAGCTTGGTGTTGCCCAGTTCCACGAACACAGTGTAAACCCCGTGCTCCGGCAGTGGCACCGTGTCACTCACCTGAGCCCCGAGGACATCGCGGTAAAGGGCCGTGGCCTTCTCCAAATCGGGTACAGCGATCGCCACATGGTTCAAACGGCCCAGTGTCCAGACTGGTCCTGGGACCCCGTGACAGTGGGGGGCAGACAGCCAGAGTCCCCTCGCAGATGGGGCTCTGTGCCTCATGCATTTTGAGAGACCACTCACTGTAAATGGGACATTAATTTCAAGCACCTTTTTTCGGTGGATCTAAATCGTATCGATACCATAAAggctgctcagcaggctgcaatacccGTATTGCAGAGTAGTTCAGCGAGACTGACATTTAGTCGGGAgatctgtttcagaaattaacgtaaatatgtatatggtgatgatctcaGTCAATTCAAAATTCGTAACCATTCGAAATAAAAGCACTggtgatgaatatggacatttccatgttATATAAGCACtgaaattctactcaagtaaaatgagcacactgactgctgatataagaaataaagCGTCCTGCCCCACATAATACTACAGTATTTGACTGTAAGGcttttgttcagtttgagcaatgtaatgtatggaatagaTGAGCAAAAAGCATATATAGTGCATCCAGGATGTATTCACGGCACATCACGTTTTccccattttgttatgttgcaaccttattccaaaatggattaaactcatttttcctcatttgtttctacacacaacaccccataatgacaataggatgtgtagaaatagatAGTACCAAGTGTAGTACCCATTACAtgaaaatgtccatattcatcataaacctatattttcagtgaaaacagtgttgggccagacaggtaaccaGTGTTTctatttctaatagttcagaatTTTGAGTTGACtcagagatcatcaccatatacagatttacgttcatttgggtggtagtagcctagtggttaacttgagtacagaatctacagtacaacaagagtgaataaaaagattgtattcatagttgggggtcctaatgaaccagaactgatcacttcatcgatggtaacttgaaagcacgttgtaagtcgctctggataagggcgtctgccaaaacccttaaatgtaaatgttaacacaatcgttcaaatcccacttactgccattgtgtccctgagcaagacacttaaccctaagtcgctgcagggggggactgtccctgtaaatactaattgtaagtcgctctggataagggcgtctgataaatgctgtaatgtaaattcTGAAACAGATCTCCCGACTAACTGTAAGTCTCGCTGAATATGGGTATTGCAGCCTGACAAGCAGCACTTAAGGTGGAACGGACAAGTCTAGAACACAGACATTCGGTGGCTGTTCCCGCTTGACATAGAGGATGAAACGGACGTTATAAGATCGTATGTTTCTTCATAGAATCACTGAATTAAAATCCATAACTACAAAAATGCAGTAATGAATAGAGCAGGCGAGATGAAAAAACAAATTACCCGGGGCTAAAATGCAAAGCGTGACATATCTGAATATTTACAACATAGTAACACGTAACCACAATTATTTATTCAACCGCTAACTTcagattagttttattttagccatTTACCTGCAACCTTCAGCAAGGTGGACGCCATTTTTTCGAATACAACTTTATGTAAAAGACGCTTTTTAACAATAAGGCTTGTTACTAGAAAGGCAAGTGTCGAAATATCCGCTCAGTCGTCAgttcttttacaaaaaatgtttctcaaaagacaaaaccaaaaataGATCTAATAAATAACCGAGAACGATAGGTATGTATTCGTACACATCTGTGGGCCGTATTCTTTCTCTCCGCTTGTTTCCGGGGGATGAGCAGCGTGTTACTCACCGTTTCCGGGGGGCAGATTTCCCTGTTACTCCTCAGCTCCCacgtgaaaaatgaaaacatggcGACGGGGGATCTTAGTAACACGTTGGATGTCTGTTTGGGGCTTTTAAACAGTAAAACTACGCAGCCAGAGCAATTTTTGAGGTAAGAAAAATTCGCATTTTAACCACGTGTAGCGCGGAACTCGATCGCGCAGTTACTCTCATCCTAATGCATAATGCATCGTGCTTCCTGAGTAATCGTCTTTTTGTGGCCACTGTACACTTAGACAAACATGAACAGGTCATCTGGTGTAGAAAtgtttttaagattttaatgttttaaaaatcccTGGGTTCATACATCGCATCCCTTCATAGACTTTCAGCCATTGGTAATTGTTTCATGCAGTCGATGTACGTGGTACCTGTgacctttacatttttacagcccATAAAACGCCGAATATTAACATTCATAACGTTTCTGACCTTTGTCATGCGGATAAGATTCAGAGCTCATCAGCCATCCTGAATTAAGCAGTGCCTGTATtacatggaaataaaatgtatttcatgtcTATTTCCTAGTGTACAGGATGCTCTGGCAGAAGACTTCACCACTCTTACAAAGACTCTGTATGATTTGCACAAGGCCGGAGAGCCGGTGGGCTCGGGAGGCAGCGTGCTCGAGCAGCTGGTGGTGGAGAATTTTGATGAGGAGCAGATTTGGCAGGAATTGGAGCTTCAGAACTCTGCTGTTCTCAGGCTATATGAAAATGCCGTTGGTCAGGCAGTCAAAGATAAGAGTTTAAGTatcctggaggaggaggaggatggtgcTGGTGAAGGGGATGAGGTTGAGGATGACatcagtgatgatgatgatcaacTGGAtaatgttaatgaggaggaggatgaagaagatggCGAGATTGTCCCCGACACGGCAGAAGGTGTGGTGGAGGAGAAATACTCAGATGAGGACTCCGATGTGGATTTTGATGTGGACGCCCTGGAAAATAAAACCTTGAAGCAGAGACGTTCAGTGGATCACTCAGCCAAGTCAAGGAAGActgtgaggtcagaggtcgatGACAAGTTCTTCAAGCTCTCAGAGATGGAGGCTTTTCTGGACGACATGGATCGAAGAGAGGGGAAGGAAGGCGCGGACAGTGTGGACATTGACTACTTCCAGGATTTGCCCTCAGAGGACGAAGATGATTTGGTGTTTGATAAACCCTCCACCTCAAGCAAAGCAAAAAAGGtaagaacatttaaaatgtattttatcagCTCTAAGGCTTAACACGTTTTGAACATTACTTATTTTCCTCtaacactttatttattcacttcTTCCATAGATGCAAAAAAGCTCAAGGAATTTAAAGTATAAAGACTACTTTGCATTTGTGGACGGTGAACCTGCTCAGCAGGaagcagaggaggaagaggaagcagaggaggaagaggaagcagaTCTAGAGGATTATGACGAGGCTGTGGAAGATGGTGAACAAGATCTCAACGAGGATGAGTAAGTGCTGTTGGATTATTATGGACTCCTGGTTCTGTATGTTCTATATGAAccttttttctttgtgtccATCTTGTCTGACAGGGAAGATGTTAACAAGGCAGAGAGTCGACAGGCCAGAGATGCTCTAAAGAGGGTAACCTTTGACCTGTCAGAGGAAAGTGAGGGTGAGGAAATGGAAGATATCTTTGGTGGAAAGAACAAAAACGCCTCTCATCCTGAGCACAAGTCGTCCTTTGAGAAACGGCAGCAAAAGGTTTGTCGTCATTTTAACTGTATTTGCTTGGCTGCGACTGAATATCAGGGGGAGCCAAATTTCTATCCGGTTTCAGTTCCGCACACCGTACTGAAACGGCTCCAGACAAACTTTTCTTTGGTGCACCAGCAAGAAAGTTATGTGCTACAAATTTTTCGACTGCATCACATTTAACATGCAGTTTTACAAGTTCACTTACTTTTTGAGTTGCAGTGCATACAGACAATGTTTACTTGTAAATTCCTAAATATCAATCTGTTTTACATAAAATTCCAGAAGAAAGGTAACTcaatgagctgaaattaaaacaagataaatgaaataaaaagaaaatctaaataaaaaatgcaagtgttttaagggtgGATTAaattgaacttgattatcaccacagcctgatgatctgtttgctgctgtgtGTTGCTGAAAGGCGGCAGGGAGAAGAAAATGTGCTTCTGGCAATTACGAATGCAAGTCTGTGGTGTGGGGGGgaaaactttgaccatgaaaaattaCGTAAAAACCTGTATAAATGCTTCATAACGCAGGCGATGCGTGTTGGTGGGGTCATATTGGCTGCAACAGTAATGTCGGGTTTGGGTTGTATTTGGCTTGGGTTGACTCGGGTCTAACATTTAAGGCCTAATTAAAGCTGTAATCCACggctacatccactctgtctgtctgacaggTCTGGGCCACCAGCTTGAGTCCCCGCAACCCCTTCCCCCACTTGTCTGCAGCACGCGCACTTTCGAAAATAAAGGATATAACTGGACCATGGCCGATAAGAGGCGTCCTTGatgatctctgattggtttagaatacgacATGGACCTAATGTTTCTTCATTCAGAAATTAGGCACTTTAGAGCCCTGCCGGATGAAATATTGTGGATTattgctcctcctcctcattttattttttttattcgtcaGCAGCTTTGATACAGTTGACCATCACATCCTCGTCCACCTTAAAACACATTGCAGGTTTTATGGCCCCCCACTGGATTAGTTTGTCTCTTTTGGACACACTGAATTATTGAGTCATCCTTTCATCTGTGGTGTCcctcagggattttttttaggCACCCTTCTTTTCAATATATACATGGTACCACTTAGacgcatcagcagcagcagccgccacTGCTACGCGGATGATATTCAACTCTTAACTTAAGCTGTATGAAAGTCTGTCTGGTGCAACATTCACCATCAGCTTCAACTTCAACCTCTGCAATATAGTCACCCTCCtctcttcatttatttactgtctAGAGGAGGTAAAGGCATGGATGGAGCTAATTTACCTACATATCAACAGTTCAAAAACAAGTAATTTAAATGAACACTCCCACCAAATTCAAAAAATCCTCAGTATCTCAGTCTCCAGTCAGAACATGTCCTTCACTAAAACAGTCATAAACCTTGGTGTTACCTTTTTAGAAGCCACATCAAGCACATTTGCAAAACCTCCTATTTCCACCTCAGTTATATTGCTAAACTCCAACCCACACTCTTCCTCTCTGATGCAGAAAAATCAGTGCATTCCTTTGTTTAATCAAGACTGGATTATCTTATCGGGATTCCAtacaagaacataaaaaaataaaaaaaacttcagtaTGTTCAGAGCAGCGCGGCCAGAATgaggaaatttacatttacatttaaggcatttatcagacgctcttatccagagcgacttacaatcagtagtgacagggacagtccccctggagcaactcagggttaagtgtcttgctcagggacacaatggtagtaagtgggatttgaacctgtgactctgtagtcttctggttcataggcaagtgtgttacccactaggctactaccatcctggtATATACACTGGTATATGCCAGGATCACCTCCAAGATCTCCCTGCTTACGTTCCAATGTCTGCGTGGTAATAtgccactcacacactctccgTTCTACAAACACCCGCCATCTCCACCTTCCTAGGACACGCTCTCGCTCCACTGGAGATGGGGCCATTCATTTCTGTTTAGCCAACGACTTAATAAATTTTTCCAGTAGATTAATATTACTGTTATACTTCCCTCAGCTTTTTAATGCTGTACCATAACCtcatgttatttttattgtctgtatgcattataaataaaataattagtcATGATGATTGACCTCTGGAACGCATCTGCAGATGGCGGAAAAGATCGATGAGCTGGAGAAGGCTGCACTACAGGAGAAGCCGTGGCAGCTGACTGGGGAGGTGACTGCTCAGACTCGGCCCGAGAACAGCATGTTGGAGGAAGATCTGGAGTATGATCAGGCCTCCAGAAGTGGTATGTGTTGGTTATGTTGATTTTGAACACAAGCTCTGCGGTTTTAAATCAGTCGGTTCATATCAGGCTTTTGTTTGCTGGGCTACAGCCCCTGCCATCACAGAGGAAACGACCCTCGGGTTAGAGgatataataaaacaaagaataaaGGACCAGGTAAGCAGTCAGAGTTCTGctcattttctgtaaatatgaACTTTTCATTGTATGAAACCATCTGAATTGGTCCATTTGACTGGTTCAAATTATTCAAAGGTGTGGGATGACGTGGTACGAAAAGAGAAGCCGAAAGAGAATGCATTTGAATACAAGAAGAGGCTGACTCTGGACCACGAGAAGAGCAAGCTGAGCCTGGCGGAGGTGTACGAGCAGGAGTACATTAAACAGACTCAGGTATCACTCAATGATGATCAATTCTCAGCGTTACATTAAATCATTTCTCCCCCTCCAATCCCCCTGTTTTCATCTTCATGCATTTGTGTTTCAGACGAAGACTGAGGAGGAAGAAAATCAAGCCCATGTTGAAATTCAGAAACTCATGGACTCCCTCTTCCTAAAGCTGGACGCTCTTTCTAACTTTCATTTCACACCCAAACCGGTACTATTCACCTGTTCCATATGtgcaaagacatttttaaatagacaaatataaaaataagcCCCAAATGTTAAGATCACAATCTCCTTTGCATTGTTCACTCTCAGCCGGTTCCTGAGGTCAAAGTGGTCTCCAATCTTCCTTCCATTACTATGGAGGAGGTTGCTCCAGTCAGTGTGAGCAACGCTACGCTTTTGGCTCCTGAAGAAGTTAAGGTTTGTTCAGCCATTTTATTCAAGCATATTTAACGCAAGTTAAATACGTCTTGAAAA contains these protein-coding regions:
- the mcee gene encoding methylmalonyl-CoA epimerase, mitochondrial, translated to MASTLLKVAVSGLSKCMRHRAPSARGLWLSAPHCHGVPGPVWTLGRLNHVAIAVPDLEKATALYRDVLGAQVSDTVPLPEHGVYTVFVELGNTKLELLHPLGEKSPIAGFLQKNKSGGMHHICIEVDDINSAIVDLKARNIRTLSAEPRIGAHGKPVMFLHPKDCDGVLVELEQA
- the mphosph10 gene encoding U3 small nucleolar ribonucleoprotein MPP10; translated protein: MATGDLSNTLDVCLGLLNSKTTQPEQFLSVQDALAEDFTTLTKTLYDLHKAGEPVGSGGSVLEQLVVENFDEEQIWQELELQNSAVLRLYENAVGQAVKDKSLSILEEEEDGAGEGDEVEDDISDDDDQLDNVNEEEDEEDGEIVPDTAEGVVEEKYSDEDSDVDFDVDALENKTLKQRRSVDHSAKSRKTVRSEVDDKFFKLSEMEAFLDDMDRREGKEGADSVDIDYFQDLPSEDEDDLVFDKPSTSSKAKKMQKSSRNLKYKDYFAFVDGEPAQQEAEEEEEAEEEEEADLEDYDEAVEDGEQDLNEDEEDVNKAESRQARDALKRVTFDLSEESEGEEMEDIFGGKNKNASHPEHKSSFEKRQQKMAEKIDELEKAALQEKPWQLTGEVTAQTRPENSMLEEDLEYDQASRSAPAITEETTLGLEDIIKQRIKDQVWDDVVRKEKPKENAFEYKKRLTLDHEKSKLSLAEVYEQEYIKQTQTKTEEEENQAHVEIQKLMDSLFLKLDALSNFHFTPKPPVPEVKVVSNLPSITMEEVAPVSVSNATLLAPEEVKEKNKGGDILGDTEKTATDKKRDRRKKKKLKRIRINEREKRQKLKASKKAGENQKPSKAEVAQTLKQLTKGGKAKILTNDGMDKALRSSQAFFSQLQDQVKSQVKGSKEQASKKKKKKNQKEVSANKLKL